The nucleotide window TGTCTGATCTCTGAGAAAAAACGAAGTCTCCTTAAAGCGTTAGACTGAAGTGGAGTTATGAGATTAGTACTAGGACTTAAACGAATCATTTGAGAGAAGAAAGCCATTCCTGCTCTTAATCTGACATCGTTAATGCATAATTTGGATGGAGGAGTTAACTTGCCTAacatcttcaaaaataaatatctgacaggaaaaaagaaaaagaaaaattaagcttaaaaaataaataaacaagatCAAACAACAAGCCTTCCTTCAAGTATTTAATGCTGGGTAAATTCCTTATCACATTTTAAAATGTCAATACCTAGTACTCAAATCACTTGAGTGATTCATTGAATGCTGTGGAGGAGTTATAGATTTGATTGGCATTATCAACTTCATATATCTCCAGATAAATTAATGCAACATTTGAGCGTTCAGGACAAACCATTTAAACAGAGACTTGCAATGCAAACATTCTGTTGGGAATATTCCGTCAGGCATTGATATCTAATTTAAGCCACTAATACAAATGAAAGCAATATTGGTCATTAAAAATATGCAGTAACCACGTTCCTGTCAGATGCTTGTTCATGCTAACGACCTACGGGAACAGAAACATTGGGCAGCATGCTGATTACCGCAGACATGTTTGATTTATTAAATATATCGATAGCTTGcatgcaaaaccacatatctccattgcgttgttccaaaatttttgctcttattttattttttttttgaagatagACAAGCTAACCTCTGATCTTGTAGTTGAAATATAACATTCAGCTAGTAGAGAGTAAAAATCAAGGTATTAAAGAAATTatgatgaataatttttctcagaaaatgttAAATATGAGAGGAAGTCAAACGTCAAAAAACAaagttacgtggttttgcactgtGGCCATCAATAAAAATGGGGCTAAGATGAATTGAGTAGAGCCCTTGCGGTAATTGAATAGGTACTGCTGAAAGGGGAGAGAACTGAATTTAACAATTGGTGAACAAGCTTATTATTCAAAATTGCTAATACGCCTGCCACTCGTTTGACTTAGAGATGGATCTTGACACTGTAAAAATGTTTTGACAAATTCAAATCCAGTGATCTCTTTGTCATGTAGCTTTCCTTTGTTATACCTCCTTGTACACACAATGAATTTCAGTTCAATTTCCACAGGGTGGAACAAAGGGTACAAGCAACTTATGAGACAAAAGAGAATAGAGGGAAGCAGATgcataaaaggaaaattttcttcctaTCGTAAATCAGTGGGCAATCAAGAAAGAAGAACTGATGGATACATTGAAATTTGAAGATCTTCGCACAAAAAATTAGTACACGCAAAACTCTTTCACCCCATAAAAACACACATAAGTTAATAAAGGTCAGAATATTAGAGAAAGTAGGAGAGGGCACCAAATTAAAATCTACTCATTTATCTCAGAAGAAAGTAAAACCGATCCTGATCAAGATCATGAGGGTCCAAATGAAAAATCATCGGATGTTCGTAATCTCTTATCAGGGTTGCTTGGCCTACCGTTCACATCAACATTTCCATATGATGTTCCGACAAGAGGATTACTCAGGGTAGACCCACAAGTGAATGTTCAGTAGCTCTTTAAGAGAAGGAAAATGTAAAGTGCAAACAAATTTAGAATAGGGGCACAACTAGATGAGAGAGGATGGTGAGAAAGTCCTATTTCGTTTTTCAACGGGAATAAATCAGACGGAAAGTAAaatcttcactgaaaaattatgagaatacTTACAAGAAGCCATGTGTTAAATTACAGAGAGATTTAGGgcgagagaggaagaaagaaatccaaggaatccaaattaaGACGAGGCCGAAAAAAAGAAAGCGATCAAAATGACGATTGCATTGCAATTTTCGGAATTCGGAGGTGTTCGGAGGCGACAAACAATAAGGCAACCACAGCAAACTGTAGAAGGGGTACCCGCATAAGAATCATATGTTTTAAGCGGTGTACGCTGTATGCAACCAGCAGTGTGTTTTAGATCATCGATTACATAAATTTCAGGCGCTACGAGAGATTCAGAAGTAATGTGCTTTAAAAATTAATCACGTATTCATTCATGCAATTGAAAGAGATCGAGAGCTTTCTGGTGAACAAATGATTTTATCATTGCCCAAAGAGCTGTACAGCCTCCTGGCTTTGAAATTGTCATTTCAATGTCAAACAGAACAACTCCAACTCCAAACATACCTCAGGTCGAGCCACTTGACTCTAAAATGGTCGCTTCCTCTGTGAGATTTTTAAATCTAATCTACGTAAACCCTGTTGCCTAGTCTTCAATCCAAAATCCTGTACTCTTTTTTTCgcataatcaaaatttttaatgactCTTTTAATCTCGGCAATTATctaatcaaaatttccaaaagggTATTTTCCGAGCTTGTTTTGTTTCGCCGCGCCATCGAAGAAGCCCCGCGGTTACCCGCAGTCTTcaaaatacataattttgagGTAGAAGTTGACAACCGTGGTATTAGTTCCAACGAAACATCATCAACTTTCAACTTTGCAGCAGTCAGCTTTTATTTATCTTTATCAGTTATAGCTTGTGACCGTGCCAATTTTTTggctcttttttctttctgttgttAACAGGATACTTTTCGTCTCAAAATGCAGGACGACTCCTCAGATAATTTGTGTATCGTTTGCTGTAAAAGTGTTCAATACTATTCCATAGGAGAATGCGACCATCCCGTGTGTTTCGAGTGTTCCACTCGCATGCGAGTCTTGTACGAGCAGAAGGAATGCCCCATATGCAGACAGATCATGCCCTTAGTAAGTGAAGAAcacctttaaatttttctcataatAGCTGCTCTCATAACATCACATCTGCCACTAGGATGCCAGTTGAAAGCGTTAACCTAGCTTATTGCCTATCGTGTCAAGGATAACTGCTTGAGGTTGGTCAGTGCTCCTGTgcctttcctccaaaattgcGCATTAAAGTGATCACATCACTTAACCGGAAGGTGTACCATTTCTTGACATTATGTACTTACCCTTCATATCATTTTTGACTACCATAACCTTAAAAATTAACCTGACCTGGACAACTTTAGTTTTATCTGCGGTTAGCTTAATGGGGCACACTGATCACAACCTCTTGTCTTGATCGTAACTGAAAGAACTTTAGTCTTAAAAATTTGGTCTGATGACGTGCACCTGATTCGCCTTAATTGTGAGGACGGATACAGGCAGCTGGCTGTAATTTGGTCTAAATGCAGGGCATCTTCGATGGCCTTCATTTAGTATTCTGCGTATTTTCCACTTAACTTACACCTGCTGCAGTCTTAGAGTATTGTGGATTTAGTGCTGAATCTTACATTAATGGACTAAACCTACAAAGAAATGACGTCTGAATTGGATTTTGTTGCCATAGAATTGCTGTCAATTACAATCTGTACTGTGCTAGTAATGAGCAGTTAGTCCTGTAACAACATGGTTTAGTTTccttttatctaaaaaattaccCCCTCAACGTTAGTGGCAAGGCACTTATGAAAGCAATCTGTCATTTTGCCACCGAAGATTAGCTACGAGCACAGATTCCCTTCACAAAACTCGTACACTTCTTTACTGACTTTCTCCCCTCACTTctttctttggtttttttttttgcaggtaatttttacagaaaaagtgAAACCGTTCAAGGAAATCAATCACAATGATTTCCATTTTGATGACTCAgccaaaatttcttttgaaaatgcgGATATTATGAAGGCTTATTATGACCTTCAGACCATCAAGTGTCCGAAGTGTCGATCATCAAACCAAACTGCTTTCATGGACTTCAAAGCACTTCAAGCTCATGTGAAGGAAGAACATAACCATACTTACTGTGATCTATGTGTGAAACATTTAAAGGTATTTATAGCAACCGTTATTTATCCTCTTTGCTCACTGATTTGGTCCCTAAATGATTATCTAGTTTATATAGGCTCTCAGAACTTcccctgaaaaatattcttgttcAAAGTTACAAAGCTGGTGGGTAAAATAGTAAAATCTAATTCTTGTGGCATTTTCTCCATCATTTTTATTCTGAACAATCAAAGACCGTTCTCTTAAAACAGATCCCCAATGTTGGATTATGTGAAATCCAACAAGGCTCGTGGATTTTCTCTGGTTGTAAAATCATCAACTAGCTGTCTCTTTCAATCACTGTACAGCAGTACAATTGTGGAACagtaaacaattttaaaacttaagtaaaaattttctccataaaattTCTCAAGCTGCTGATGACTTATCCGAAAAATTTGTTTGTTGACTTcctcatgaaaaattttgaatatcacAATGACGTATTTGCTGTTACTGTGGCTAGGGACAGGGAACTGTATTCAGTGCCTATTATCAACTCATTCCACTAAgctcattctctttttttcagatttttccgttTGAACGGAGAGCCTACTCCAAATCAGAGCTTATAACGCACAACAAGCAAGGTGATAGAAACGATAGATCTCATAAGGGCCATGCTCTCTGTCAATTTTGTAATGAGCGATTCTTCGATGTAGATCTCCTCTACCGACATCTTCGCAAGGACCACCTATTCTGCCATTTTTGTGATGCTGATGGACAAAACAAATTTTATAGGTATGTCGTAGTATGAGCTTGTTTCTTTCACCATTTCTTacacttattttttcttcctttttattcTGTTTTGAGCTACAGCAATGGAAATTCCATGAATTATAATGGCAGAGTTGGTTCTAGAGAAGGTGATTAGAGAGGCAAGCCAGTCAGCTCTCTATGAAATCTGCTTGGGGATGTGACTGGCGCAGGCAGAATGAGAGAGGAAGATCAAAAGAGTTTCAGCCGCAAAGTGAGCAGGTTGTTGCAGTTGATGCATGTGATTGGTAGGGGCGTTACAAAGCTATAATACAATTTACCCTGTCCTGAATTTCCCAATATTATCTCTTCAGAGTCTAGTCTAAAAAGTTGAATTGCCTATTTGAGGAACAAAATAAAGTATTTCAAGTAAATAAAGGCACAAATCTGTTTTTCTGCCTCAATTCTAAGAGACCAGGATATAACATCGACAAAATTAGAGGTCACTAAACTACCATCAGACCCTTTTGGTGAAGAAGTCTCTACAATTAATGGCTTTTTGGCAAAAAGTCTCGGTGATCAATGACTTTGGTGCAGAAACTCTGTACAATTAATGATGACCTCTTTGAGGAACAGGCTCTTTAGGGAGGCTGGTTACCTTTTTGTGAGAAGTCTACAACCAATTactgcttgaaaaaaaaaaggaattgatAACTGGGACCGAGTTTCTTCTTTCTCCAAGCATGAAAGTGGAAAGCACCGAAGTCTGACCGCTTGGTCTTCACTGACCTCTATAAGTTGACCAGTAACTTGAATGTAAGCAAAAACTTCAGAGCTGTGTATCGCTTGGTTTATTGTGAATAGGCGGCAAGAAAAGTAAATGGGACAATGTATTCAAATACACAATACaatttcgatggccaaagtacgaaaccTTATATCTCCATTTGCAACGTTACAGATTTTCCATCAtacttatttttgctctggaagactagtcaacgtaattacttgaaaacttccttgatttttctcttggttagcagaatattttgtgtgtatttcaagccataaaggtgacttttttctctttgaaaaaataaaataggagatgaaattttaaaacgctgCCCTGGAGATACATTGCTCCGCATTTTGGccatcaatttttcatcaaaataaaataactttcTGGCAGCCTGGTAGAATAGACAGAAACAATAGGAGACAAGAAAAGACGAGATCAGAGGATGAATTTTTGATATCTTCAATAATAATTCCATCCCatttccctcccaatttttagcaattatcattttgaaaaaaaataaaaaaaaaaaactgtttattttctcaccgagaatttttaatttgtttgcaGCGAATATAGGTACTTACGGGATCATTTCCAAAAGAGGCATTATCTTTGTGAAGAAGGGGACTGTCGAAACGAGCAATTCACCAATGCCTTCAGAACCGACATTGATCTGAAAGGTATTTTTTCTGATGACATCATAACTCAtgagaagaaaattatttttatttgcaacTATGAACTTTAACTGTTATTAAGTATGTAGAATCTGCGAAGAAGTGAATAATAAAAAGGTTTCAAACCAcaccaagaaaaaacagaaTTCTCTTTGAAACAGACAGGATATCTGTCatgatagttttaatttttgctgGAGTCCAAAGGAAAAACCAAGAACGAAATCCAATTCAgcaaatattcacagaaaaattcCATAGAACCAAGTggagtttttcttaaaaaaagagaagaaaaaaacgggCAGCCTTGCTGATTTTTAACTTCAAAGTTTTAGGAGTGTTAAAAGCTCCAAAATGCTGTATGTTAAGTACACTCAGGCTTATTTTTAAATGCTTTCAGGGTTAGAGATCTTATGATTATGAACATAGTGATAAATACATGTTTAACAACTGCTCTGAGCCTTATGTACCATACACTTAACCATATATTTAATATCCGATAAGCCATGCCCTATCCTAACACTGAGTTTTTCACTTAATATTTCGCTAATGGGATGATCATGAACAATTTTGTTCAACACATTGCTTTCTACAGTAAATGCAGGTTAGTAACCAGATTTCACAGTGTTTTAAATCAAACCCTGTATTGCAGTCTAATAGTAATTTTGCTTTTTCAGCTCACAAAGTAAACACTCACGGCAAAAATTTGGGAAAGCAAGCTTACCGTGAAGCGCGTATCGTAGACCTTCAGTTGAATTACAAACCGAGGAGTGACAACAGAAACCGTTCTGCACCTCACTCATCTAGGTAGGCACTTAcataaaaattatgttaaagGAAAAGGGTTGTTTTATCAGCTTTTTCCATTTTACCTTTCAAAGTGTAGAAAAACTGCTCTGTtcaaagttacaaaaaaatCCTGAGTTTACCTCTCCTATCGTTTGCGGGCAGTTTTTCCGATACTGATTGGATATCTGTCTACAGACAAATTTGtatttcctctatttttggcGAGGAACAAGACAATTTTTCTTGGAGCTGTGGAAAGTTTTTGCGTCCTTTTTAGGATTGAAAAAATGTCTGATGTTTAACGTTCAGCGCCCTTGTTATGAGCACAGCCCCTCACCACAGTATTTCCCTTCCAGCAATATGTTGAGCTCCAGGAAAAGGCTGTAACTTTCTGTCCCTTCTGCTCAGCAgtcaatgttttgaaattttaaaaaaaaaaattaaaaatattattacttaTTTGTGCCAATTGATTCTATTTATATGGATGCATTTCGCTCTGCTCAGGATAACATCGTCATTGCGACTCAGCAAAATGCGTCTGCATCAATAGAATCAATaagtgcaagtgagaaatatttttttaaaaaatgttaaattttcatTGTATCCTTGTGCAGCCTCCAAAGGCGATTTATGCTTTTATTTGTTGACAAGTCAATGATTGTTTGACATTTCCATCCTGCACAACAATCTAATTGAGGTTTTGTGAATTATTTTCTTCTGTCTGACATCTTTTCGTTGAGACTCTGAGATTTTCGACTTAAATGAATCTCCAAAGAGGATCACAATATTCTTATACCTGAAGGAATATCTCCTCTCagctgcaaaattttattttaactttaaacGATTCTTACTAATTTAGTACAGGGTCATttatcgttgctcctctgacgtaagagcgtatcttaatttcaaaatgagcCCAAGAAAGTATAGGCTTATATGTACAACAGGGCTGACGTAAAAAaggagatatgcccttacgtcagaggggcaacCATATAATCCAAACAGATGAAAAATGTTGAGTGGCTCGTATAGTCAGGAACTACTCAGTAATTAGCAGTGATTACCAAGTTTCCATTATCTTAATCAACCAGAAGTTTTTGTCGGTAGGTTGTGGGGACATTTCAAATGTGCACATTTTAATAGAAACATTGGAACATTTTCAAGTAGAGTCAAATTTATGAAGTTTAGAATTCTAGCATTTCTTAATGAAGTTAAAGTGCTCTCAAATAAAGTCAAGTATTATTGGATATCGATCAATTTTATCTACACGCTGTTTCCTCTGTTAGACATGTTAATAGAGTACCAGTCTGTGAGGGTGCTGTAAGCGTGAATGTTGATAGATCTTTGTCACGAAACCCGTCTgcttttttactcattttctaATAAGTGATTCTTATAATGTCACTTTTTTCCTgctttcctaaaatttttccatGGAGTCATACTGTTTTTACGTAACATCATATCCTTATATTTTTCAGAGGCAATGAAAGCACTTCATCTCAAGCTACAACTAGTGATCGAGCCCGTGAACGGGAGCGAGAACTAGTAGTCGTTGACTACTCGGAATTTCCCTCCCTGGCTGGATCATCCAGCTCTACGGCAGCGCCTGTCTTCAGGAAGTTCCCTGACAGAATTTCAGGTCGGAACAACTTCAAAATGTCGAAAGAAAACTTCCCTGCACTCGGAGGAGCAGGCAATTTTCCTGCCTTGGGTGGATCGAAAGAAAACTTTCCTTCTCTTAGTGGTGATGGAAACACCAGACCCACATCATCAAACACCAAATCTGCACCAGTAAACACAAAGCCCACAACAACTACCTCCAAGTCGATGCCGGTTAATCCTCAAGAACAAAAAGCTGAAGCTACAACCAGTGCAAGCAGCGGCACTGTCAGAAACTtaaaaagctctgaagttgcTCAATCATCTAATGAAAATGTCCTCACACAATGGGGTTCTTCCAAGAAAAATGAACAACCTCAACAAGTCGAAAAACCGAAACCTGTGAAAAAAACGCGGACGGAGGAGTTTCCAAGTTTAGGCACAGTTAGTTCCAACAGCGGTAAACAGAAAAAACTTAATAAACCTATTGAAAATGATACAGTGTCGATTAGTCAATCTAACAAgatcaaagtaaaaaataaaagtgaagCAGAGAACAACGTAGATAAGTCTAAgtcagagaaaaacaaaaagaaaaacaacgaaTCAAAACATAATGATGGAACGAGTAAAAGTACAAAGAAAGAGCTATCCTcagaaaataacaaaaactcagtcaatagtagtagtagtaaaaacAGTGTTAACGATAAGAAAACTAATGATAGTAAAGCTATGAATAATCTGGCTAAGGCTATGAGTAATTTGACTAATCTTTCCGGGAAAGATAAAAATGCTGTGAATAACAAAATGAATCTTAAAAACTCATCAAATGGTATGGCTGTGAATAATACTTCTGGAAATAGTGCTCTTGTGAATAACAAAACCTCTGGAAATAGCCAGGCTGTGAATAACAATTTTACTTCTCGAGGTGAAGTGAGTAACAGCACGAGCTCCTCAAACAGCATGGCTGTGAATAACAATGttgggaagaaaaataaaaatgcaatccTGAACGACAAGAATTTCCCTGCCTTAAGTAGTAGTCACTTAGAGCATAATCAAACGAATGGAAATCAAAGCAAAAAGAAGCAGAAGTCCTCTAGTACTGTATCTGAGCCAAAATCCAAGTCAGTGCCACCAGGTTTCGAGCCTCAGATGCGGCAAGCTTCCACTAACCCTCCCTCTAAGTCAGCTGTAAAGCCACCCCCTGGCTTTACCTCTCTTAGTAGTCCAGCCTTTAATCAAAGCTTCTCCTACACATTTCCTCCGAACTTTGAGGATCGAAATGCGGCCTTAGAAAGAACCTGTCGGAACATCTTCGAGAAGAATAAAAAGTCATTCCGTGATTTTGTTCAAGAGTCGGAGCTGTTTGTCGGGGGAATCATAAATGCAGACACGTATCTGAAGACAATTGGTGCTCTCCTTGGAATGGACCAACTTCACACTGTTTTTCCGGAGTTGATAGCTCTTCTGCCTATTATTCAAAAGCAACAGGTAAGCTCAATTTATGATCTGTCTGAATTGTTATATTACCAGGAGATTATTTGCAACATAGCTCTCGCGTCCCACAGATTTGAGTATAAAGTACTTCTTGGTgtgtaaaatttcgcaagaaacacaTCAGTCCTCTCCGAAACGAACTCTTATGTccaaaaaaagctctttaaGTGAGGCTGTAATGAAGGGGATCCTACTAAAAATAAGTAtctaaatcgcaaattcctacATTATGAAAGAACTCCATTACTCCGTGAGCACAGCAGAGGGTGTTTCTTtggtaatttaaattttgattttgcagCCCAACTTGACGAAAATCCTTGTCCTTAAAAATTTGCTGCTGCACATGAAAGCCCCTTTTCCCATGAAAAGTCTCATAAGTGTCTGCAAAGCATAATACAGGGACTATTCATAAGAGAATAATAAAGACAATAGATTGTATGGGGGTTGAAAAAAGTGTACTTTCGATTCTTTTTCCTTTGCCAAagtaattttatcattttggcCTCTGCTTTTTGCTTTGGTTTCCGTTTGTTTACTTTTGTTCTGAATGACCTTTAACcggcaataaaatttttgttttttaggaCTGCATTTATAGTTTTTCTTCCCAGCATTGTTACTTGTTACTCACAGCCACTCTgttgagtttttaaaattcttttcaTTAATCACAGGAATTTCATCTTTCCCAGAAAGACAAGTTACACTATTCATAGCCTCAATATCACAAGTTTTCTGTTAAGCATGGAGAAGAACTTATATCATAGAACCAATTGAATCAAATCATCTACTTATTGAATAGAACTccatgaaatttaattttttaaagttatttgaaGTGAACGGGATCAGTGTTGATTTTCTTCTCATCTGCTTTATCAGTAATGTTACTCTTTATCTCTAAAATGCTAGGAATCAACTCTCCATTGTAGTGTGTGTAAACTGCAAAGTGGTTCCCACTATACAGGGTGCTTCAAAAATCTCGTACCACTTCTATAACCTCCAGAATTTTTGCCCCTTTTGAGAGTggtccctttaaaattttgggggttcCTGAAAGTCCTTTTCTATGACCTACGATCactcgtaaaatttcaagtcttgatctcaatttgttcaaatgtTACTATAGTAATACTGGTGGTGAGGGACTTTTGGATCTCAATGAATCGTGACTGAAAATTCAACGTATCCATTCATAGCACCTGTCAGCTCTCCTTGTCGAGAAACTTCCGAGTCTTGAATTTGGCCCCTTGTTTAATGTGCTGGGCTAAACAAAACTCTCCGGtgctttagatttttttttctgcaccAATGATTCGTtggtttaaaatgaatttttgactgTTGCAGGAATTGTTGTCTGCATACGAAAAAGTGGCGAGCAAATCAGCTAAACGATTGAGGAATGAGGAATGCGCTTTATGCGGCCAAGTGCTGAATTCTGCAGATAGGCCAACTCATGCGTCGGCGCACGTCCTCAACATGAATTTCCCTCCTCTTGGACTTACTTCCGTTCCCAGAAAATGAGACTAATACTGTCTACGTCAACTTAGGACCCTTTTTCAAGAGCTTTGTTCACCTCAGTAAAGAAGGTACACATGTCGTTTCTTCAAATTGAGtgagttgcactggtcacagcattgtattttgatgcttgattctcgtagatcagctgaaaataataagatcagtTCAAACAGTAACTTCTTAAGTTTATTATAAACTGAGGTATCGCCCTTTGAATAATTTGGgttatgatgtcatccacagCAGTGTTGCctcccttggtttcttccaccttgctttcatttgtcaAAAAGACACACATCTGCACTGTTCACTCAaccagaaactcggatgaaaggtAGGTGGAATAAATCAAGGATTTCACTACTGCGTTGGATGACGCCAtgaacagaatttttcaaagtgcgatatcttgattaatattgaacttaaaaagttgctgtttggaccgatcttattctttttagctaatctactagaatcaagcatctaaaggcgattctatgaccagcaaAACTGACCCATTACCATGAGTCAGAACTTATTAATCTGTATGATTGGATTTGTGCTGCCAAACAAGTGAGTGGCTTCGCTTTAACCTTGTAAGCTGTGGTTTAGAATTTTGGAACTTACCTATCGTATCCCAGTTACCTTAAATGAGAGTGTTAACACTTTGGTCCCCAACACAAGAGATGAAAGTCATTTAATAAGTTTTTCCTTGCACAAAAATGTTTTATCGCAGAATTTGCTAATTTTTCTAAAGTTCTtatcctttattttatttctttttcgatTTTAGCCTAAAATCAATACCGAAAATCTTTgttgttttctctttaaaagaTTCATCACCtgtgggctgatttttgaaatggataaatgaagcaataaacaaagaagacaaagggggaagggagtgatcctattggttaaagcGGGTGGCTCTTATCAAccaaagagggaaaatgattaCCTGTAGGGTTGCCATTACTTAGTCTATCACGTACCCTCTTTTGTCTGTTGCACCCACCTGCTACTAccaatcgctccatttttcttttatcctctttgtctatcaatttcaaggatCTACTTTCAGAAAGAAAACTGAAACTCTGTATTCTGActatcaatctttttttttttttcttttttttttttgattttacaTGGGATAACATATTGCTTGACTAAGGGAAGTTCTTGAATTCTATCCTAACACTTTTGAAGTATCCTACTCACAGCACACATTTTTCTGCTTTCTGAAGTCTATCGATGAGCAGCGTTACTTAAGGAAAATATCTCCCCAAATCGCCTGAATTCATTGTACTCCTAATCTTAACTTTTTAATAGTTCTGTAAAAAGCCAAAGGTTCTAATGAGACTGCATTGAAAGCAAGGTCTTTTTTGCTTCATTCGAGTCATACACCTCGTTACGCTCATTTAGAGAGCGGGCAAAATTTCATCTCAAGTTTTGTCTGCGTCGAAAGCTGCTGCAAGAGGTCGATTGTTTTTAAAGCTCTATTTAGAGGATGAAGTTTACTCTACACTTTAGATAAATGGTTAAACAAAACTGAGTGCAGGAACTTGGATGAACTGGTTTCAGCTTGGCTAAAAATGGTATTGCAGAGCAAAACGTGAGATTATCCTTTGACTGTACCTAAGCTTGCCGTTTGCCAAAGCAGTTTGATGTAAATTCTT belongs to Bemisia tabaci chromosome 6, PGI_BMITA_v3 and includes:
- the LOC109038489 gene encoding uncharacterized protein; amino-acid sequence: MQDDSSDNLCIVCCKSVQYYSIGECDHPVCFECSTRMRVLYEQKECPICRQIMPLVIFTEKVKPFKEINHNDFHFDDSAKISFENADIMKAYYDLQTIKCPKCRSSNQTAFMDFKALQAHVKEEHNHTYCDLCVKHLKIFPFERRAYSKSELITHNKQGDRNDRSHKGHALCQFCNERFFDVDLLYRHLRKDHLFCHFCDADGQNKFYSEYRYLRDHFQKRHYLCEEGDCRNEQFTNAFRTDIDLKAHKVNTHGKNLGKQAYREARIVDLQLNYKPRSDNRNRSAPHSSRGNESTSSQATTSDRARERERELVVVDYSEFPSLAGSSSSTAAPVFRKFPDRISGRNNFKMSKENFPALGGAGNFPALGGSKENFPSLSGDGNTRPTSSNTKSAPVNTKPTTTTSKSMPVNPQEQKAEATTSASSGTVRNLKSSEVAQSSNENVLTQWGSSKKNEQPQQVEKPKPVKKTRTEEFPSLGTVSSNSGKQKKLNKPIENDTVSISQSNKIKVKNKSEAENNVDKSKSEKNKKKNNESKHNDGTSKSTKKELSSENNKNSVNSSSSKNSVNDKKTNDSKAMNNLAKAMSNLTNLSGKDKNAVNNKMNLKNSSNGMAVNNTSGNSALVNNKTSGNSQAVNNNFTSRGEVSNSTSSSNSMAVNNNVGKKNKNAILNDKNFPALSSSHLEHNQTNGNQSKKKQKSSSTVSEPKSKSVPPGFEPQMRQASTNPPSKSAVKPPPGFTSLSSPAFNQSFSYTFPPNFEDRNAALERTCRNIFEKNKKSFRDFVQESELFVGGIINADTYLKTIGALLGMDQLHTVFPELIALLPIIQKQQELLSAYEKVASKSAKRLRNEECALCGQVLNSADRPTHASAHVLNMNFPPLGLTSVPRK